A part of Candida albicans SC5314 chromosome 2, complete sequence genomic DNA contains:
- the FGR18 gene encoding Fgr18p (Protein lacking an ortholog in S. cerevisiae; transposon mutation affects filamentous growth) encodes MNKQTNLNDNKEVKGVEGEIPNKWRIFTHCSKLFQFQIVLKNRGSVARDHMANERTFLSWIRTALVFLTFSIGFLQFYRLEIKANTNTLGDSNLSQMIQTLGKPLGAMGTILSGLTVTFGTIRYFQVQELLLDDYYPVTRFTIIILILINLSILVVSFILNIDISLFVMS; translated from the exons AAGTAAAAGGAGTAGAAGGAGAAATCCCTAATAAATGGAGAATTTTCACCCATTGTTCtaaattatttcaatttcaaatagttttgaaaaaccGTGGCTCAGTTGCTCGAGATCAT ATGGCAAATGAAAGAACATTTCTATCGTGGATTAGAACAGCATTAGTGTTTTTAACATTTAGTATTGGGTTTTTACAATTTTATCGATTAGAGATAAAAGCCAACACCAATACCTTAGGTGATTCAAATTTACTGCAAATGATTCAAACTTTAGGTAAACCACTTGGAGCCATGGGTACCATATTGAGTGGGTTGACTGTCACATTTGGAACTATTCGATATTTCCAAgttcaagaattattacTTGATGATTATTATCCAGTTACTCGATtcacaattattattttgatacTAATCAATTTAAGCATCCTTGTGGTGTCGTTTATTCTAAATATAGATATATCTCTCTTTGTAATGCTGTGA